The following proteins are encoded in a genomic region of Toxotes jaculatrix isolate fToxJac2 chromosome 3, fToxJac2.pri, whole genome shotgun sequence:
- the LOC121178791 gene encoding immunoglobulin-like and fibronectin type III domain-containing protein 1 isoform X2, translated as MITQFMEELPEGMSTPDFTRKPIALTIQEGKHAVFKAKVVGDPTPTVTWSRANGEIFFHSEVCLQKYDNASQEHTLEFPKVAPEDADTYKCFATNEYGRAVCTVVLNVIAVGFSKTKELQKTQGEDVTDFRKKLKKRNSDGTREEKPMEPEEKVWEILLSADKKDYERICADYGITDFRGMLKKLNEMKREREEEIAEFVTHISTLKHIEVNDDDCATIELDMDLKDPSSKIFLYKDGVMVPFTKEDGEGLKHSLKQVGKKYVFTIKKLGSEDAGLYSVDVEGVNVFSTDFKVPEVDFAVKIQEVKAEEREDALFQCVLTAPMNEIKWFGKSAPLTNSEKHEIIVSEDKLIHKLIVRDCLPLDAGIYAAVVGIKSCNAWLVVEADKDPANKGKKAARKTTMAGGGNDEELMKIAKEQQERYQKEMEEKMEIAKKAQAEKEAAEAAARAEAEAARKAEAEAKAEAKAAAKAAAKSKRAAAGKDGAVRRTKKKDAGSAGGAGSAADGAGGAGGAGGAGADGGKGAGAGQGIRAGAGADGEGGGEDGRGAGVKGGAGGGAGGGAGAGVGGGEGLGEDFEGEEDYDSFEDSDAEFEGEGEGARKGGEGAGKGGEGAGEGGEGDEEGGEGDGEGGKCRKRVRDGPLLPDTVIGDNNDEETTNQQGEKSGKKGKRAKKKNVEVEEPVVDPGVHFHAGLSDCKAIIGEAAELECKLSSEDCQGIWYKDGDEIKSSEGITISKEGSFHRLKIHKVTEEFAGKYKFEADGRKTEALIVVEDPPRFNTEELDAFKTPVTVKKGHKATFKLPYIGRDPIKVQWYLEGEELQDESNIKIEHSEGYSRLLLTKLQRKDSGEVKIKLKNEFGTVEAFSQLVVLDKPTPPMGPLEIVEASSSTIEFKWRPPKDSGGCKIQNYTLERQQVGRNTWKKVGPIGPEAQYKDNDVDHGRRYCYRIRVETEMGISELMETEDIQAGTKAYPGPPSAPKVVSAFKDCINLAWSPPSDTGGTNILGYNLEKRKKGSNLWGQVNPPDQMIKGKGVAVKDVVEGMEYEFRVSAINNSGAGEFSTPSEFVFARDPKKPPGKVIDLKVTDSTYTTLSLSWTKTKDIEGVEDEAKGYFVEIRPAENTDWDRCNSNAITMTSYTVKGMKSMAMYWVRVIATNDGGEGQPQELDNYILAMPPPVRPRFTDAKIKSFMVVRAGNSARFNINFEASPWPEVIWLKDGVPVSKKVTISNAEGTSQLLIPSAERSDTGIYTIIVKNIVGQETFSVEIRVTDEPKPPGPVELDENVPGTVTISWTASPDEKRDDRLHYMVMKRDSNKRTWNSIGDRIFNNKFTACNIMPGREYQFRVYAKNDMGSSNPSESPKWLISQKREKFTVNLPESKACDLQCPPKFIVPLKMHTAPQGYECYMSCAIKGDPTPHVTWLRNNISLNTNTNYYISNTCGVCSLLILRVGPKDTGEYKVVAENSMGRAECSTKLTVRE; from the exons ATGATAACGCAGTTTATGGAGGAACTTCCAGAGGGAATGTCAACTCCAGATTTCACCCGCAAACCCATTGCTCTGACTATTCAAGAGG GTAAACATGCAGTCTTCAAGGCCAAAGTAGTCGGCGATCCCACACCTACTGTAACATGGAGCAGAGCAAAtggagaaatattttttcactcTGAGGTGTGCCTGCAAAAGTATGACAATGCGTCTCAAGAACATACCCTTGAG TTTCCTAAGGTTGCCCCCGAGGATGCTGACACCTACAAGTGTTTTGCAACAAATGAATATGGAAGGGCGGTCTGCACTGTTGTCTTGAATGTTATCGCAG ttggATTCTCTAAGACCAAGGAACTTCAGAAGACACAAGGAGAAG ATGTAACAGACttcagaaaaaaacttaaaaaacg TAATTCTGATGGAACACGTGAGGAGAAGCCAATGGAGCCAGAGGAGAAGGTCTGGGAAATTCTACTTAGTGCAGACAAGAAAGACTACGAGCGGATCTGCGCAGACTACGGTATCACAGACTTCCGAGGCATGTTGAAGAAACTCAAcgaaatgaagagagagagagaggaggagattgCAGAG TTTGTGACACACATCAGTACACTGAAACATATTGAGGTCAATGATGACGACTGTGCAACAATTGAGTTGGACATGGACCTCAAGGATCCGAGCAGCAAAATTTTCCTGTACAAG GATGGCGTCATGGTTCCATTCACCAAAGAAGACGGTGAGGGGCTGAAGCACAGTTTGAAACAAGTCGGCAAGAAATATGTGTTCACAATTAAAAAGCTAGGTTCGGAAGATGCTGGACTGTACTCAGTGGACGTTGAGGGTGTCAATGTATTCTCCACGGATTTTAAAG TACCTGAAGTCGACTTTGCTGTCAAAATACAAGAGGTCAAGGCAGAAGAACGAGAGGATGCCCTCTTTCAGTGTGTCCTGACTGCACCCATGAATGAGATCAAATGGTTTGGCAAAAGCGCCCCACTGACAAATAGTGAGAAACATGAAATCATTGTATCTGAAGATAAGCTTATCCACAAGTTGATTGTGCGGGACTGTTTGCCTTTGGATGCTGGCATCTATGCTGCTGTGGTAGGAATCAAGTCCTGCAATGCGTGGCTTGTAGTTGAAG CTGACAAAGATCCTGCCAACAAAGGCAAGAAGGCAGCTCGCAAAACTACTATGGCCGGGGGTGGTAATGACGAAGAACTGATGAAAATTGCGAAAGAACAACAGGAAAGATATCaaaaagaaatggaagaaaaaatggaaattgcCAAGAAGGCTcaagcagagaaagaagctgCAGAAGCAGCTGCCCGGGCGGAGGCAGAAGCAGCCAGAAAGGCAGAGGCTGAGGCCAAAGCTGAAGCTAAAGCTGCAGCTAAGGCAGCTGCAAAGTCAAAGCGAGCAGCAGCTGGTAAGGATGGAGCAGTGAGGAGAACTAAGAAAAAAGACGCTGGTTCTGCCGGTGGCGCAGGCTCCGCTGCAGATGGTGCTGGTGGGGCTGGAGgtgctggtggtgctggagCTGATGGTGGCAAAGGTGCAGGTGCTGGTCAAGGCATCAGAGCTGGTGCTGGTGCAGATGgtgaaggtggaggagaagatggaCGTGGAGCTGGAGTCAaaggtggagctggaggtggggctggaggtggagctggagctggagttggaggtggtgaaggtTTGGGAGAAGATTTTGAGGGAGAAGAGGACTACGATTCGTTTGAAGATTCTGATGCAGAAtttgagggagagggagagggagcaagaaaaggaggagagggagcaggaaaaggaggagagggagcaggagaaggaggagagggagacgaagagggaggagaaggagatggagaaggaggaaaatgCAGAAAACGTGTGAGAGATGGTCCACTTCTTCCAGATACTGTGATAG GAGATAATAATGATGAGGAAACCACAAATCAACAAGGTGAAAAATctgggaaaaaaggaaaacgtgccaaaaagaaaaatgtggaggTTGAAGAACCTGTTGTTG ACCCAGGAGTTCACTTTCATGCTGGGCTTTCTGACTGCAAAGCCATTATtggagaagcagcagagctGGAGTGTAAACTGAGCAGTGAAGACTGTCAGGGAATCTGGTACAAAGATGGAGATGAG ATTAAATCATCTGAGGGTATAACCATTTCAAAAGAGGGAagttttcacaggctgaaaaTTCACAAAGTCACAGAGGAATTCGCTGGAAAATATAAATTTGAAGCAGATGGACGGAAAACAGAGGCTCTGATTGTTGTTGAAg ATCCACCCAGATTTAATACCGAGGAACTGGATGCATTTAAAACTCCTGTAACAGTGAAAAAAGGACACAAAGCTACCTTCAAATTACCTTATATTGGACGGGATCCTATAAAAGTTCAGTGGTACCTTGAAGGTGAAGAGCTTCAGGATGAATCAAACATCAAGATTGAGCACTCAGAAGGGTACAGCCGTCTGCTTCTAACTAAGCTGCAGCGCAAAGACAGTGGTGAAGTCAAGATAAAACTCAAAAATGAATTTGGCACTGTTGAGGCCTTCAGCCAGCTTGTTGTCCTGG atAAACCTACTCCTCCAATGGGACCTCTGGAGATTGTTGAGGCCTCATCATCCACAATTGAATTCAAGTGGAGACCCCCAAAAGACAGCGGTGGCTGCAAGATACAAAACTACACCCTTGAACGGCAACAAGTTGGCCGCAACACCTGGAAGAAGGTAGGACCAATTGGTCCGGAGGCCCAATACAAGGACAATGATGTAGATCACGGCAGGAGGTACTGCTATCGCATCCGAGTGGAGACTGAAATGGGAATCAGTGAACTAATGGAAACGGAGGACATTCAAGCTGGTACAAAAG CATACCCTGGACCTCCATCAGCACCAAAGGTTGTTAGTGCCTTCAAGGACTGCATTAATCTCGCCTGGTCCCCTCCTTCTGACACTGGAGGAACCAATATTCTGGGATACAACCTCGAGAAACGCAAGAAGGGCAGCAACCTGTGGGGCCAAGTCAACCCACCCGATCAGATGATCAAAG GTAAAGGAGTTGCTGTTAAAGACGTGGTTGAGGGCATGGAGTACGAATTCCGTGTGTCAGCAATCAATAACTCTGGAGCGGGTGAATTCAGTACACCatctgagtttgtgtttgcCAGAGACCCTAAAA AGCCTCCTGGTAAAGTCATTGACTTGAAAGTGACAGATTCCACCTACACAACCCTGTCCCTGTCTTGGACCAAAACCAAGGACATTGAGGGGGTTGAGGATGAAGCCAAAGGATATTTTGTGGAGATCAGGcctgcagaaaacacagactggGATCGCTGCAATTCAAATGCAATAACCATGACTTCCTATACAGTGAAAGGCATGAAGTCAATGGCCATGTACTGGGTCAGAGTCATTGCTACTAATGATGGTGGGGAGGGACAGCCTCAGGAGCTGGATAATTACATCCTTGCCATGCCTCCTCCTG TGAGGCCACGATTCACAGATGCAAAAATCAAGAGTTTCATGGTGGTGAGGGCAGGAAATTCTGCACGATTCAACATTAACTTTGAG GCCTCGCCTTGGCCTGAGGTCATCTGGCTGAAAGATGGAGTGCCAGTGTCTAAAAAAGTGACCATCAGCAATGCAGAGGGCACATCCCAGCTTCTGATTCCCTCAGCTGAGCGGTCAGACACTGGAATCTACACTATCATTGTCAAGAACATTGTTGGCCAAGAGACATTCAGCGTTGAAATCAGAGTTACAG ATGAACCTAAGCCACCAGGTCCTGTGGAGCTTGATGAAAACGTGCCCGGGACAGTGACTATTTCATGGACCGCATCTCCAGATGAGAAACGTGACGACAGGCTGCACTACATGGTGATGAAGCGCGATTCAAACAAAAGAACTTGGAACTCCATTGGAGATCGGATCTTCAACAATAAATTCACAGCCTGCAACATAATGCCAGGTCGAGAATACCAGTTCAGAGTCTATGCAAAGAATGACATGGGCTCCTCTAATCCCTCTGAATCACCAAAGTGGCTTATTTCTCAGAAAAGAG aaaaGTTCACTGTGAACCTGCCAGAGTCAAAGGCCTGTGATCTGCAGTGTCCTCCAAAGTTCATTGTCCCACTGAAAATGCACACTGCTCCTCAAGGTTATGAATGCTACATGAGCTGTGCTATAAAAGGAGATCCAACACCACATGTGACATGGCTCCGCAACAATATCAGTCTGAATACCAACACTAATTACTACATCTCCAACACCTGTGGAGTGTGTTCCCTGCTCATATTGAGGGTTGGACCTAAGGACACCGGGGAGTATAAGGTTGTTGCAGAAAATTCTATGGGGAGGGCAGAGTGCTCCACTAAACTGACAGTCAgag aataa
- the LOC121178791 gene encoding immunoglobulin-like and fibronectin type III domain-containing protein 1 isoform X1 yields the protein MWKKSKVTDQTAAGQAGIKKKSKVPGVMITQFMEELPEGMSTPDFTRKPIALTIQEGKHAVFKAKVVGDPTPTVTWSRANGEIFFHSEVCLQKYDNASQEHTLEFPKVAPEDADTYKCFATNEYGRAVCTVVLNVIAVGFSKTKELQKTQGEDVTDFRKKLKKRNSDGTREEKPMEPEEKVWEILLSADKKDYERICADYGITDFRGMLKKLNEMKREREEEIAEFVTHISTLKHIEVNDDDCATIELDMDLKDPSSKIFLYKDGVMVPFTKEDGEGLKHSLKQVGKKYVFTIKKLGSEDAGLYSVDVEGVNVFSTDFKVPEVDFAVKIQEVKAEEREDALFQCVLTAPMNEIKWFGKSAPLTNSEKHEIIVSEDKLIHKLIVRDCLPLDAGIYAAVVGIKSCNAWLVVEADKDPANKGKKAARKTTMAGGGNDEELMKIAKEQQERYQKEMEEKMEIAKKAQAEKEAAEAAARAEAEAARKAEAEAKAEAKAAAKAAAKSKRAAAGKDGAVRRTKKKDAGSAGGAGSAADGAGGAGGAGGAGADGGKGAGAGQGIRAGAGADGEGGGEDGRGAGVKGGAGGGAGGGAGAGVGGGEGLGEDFEGEEDYDSFEDSDAEFEGEGEGARKGGEGAGKGGEGAGEGGEGDEEGGEGDGEGGKCRKRVRDGPLLPDTVIGDNNDEETTNQQGEKSGKKGKRAKKKNVEVEEPVVDPGVHFHAGLSDCKAIIGEAAELECKLSSEDCQGIWYKDGDEIKSSEGITISKEGSFHRLKIHKVTEEFAGKYKFEADGRKTEALIVVEDPPRFNTEELDAFKTPVTVKKGHKATFKLPYIGRDPIKVQWYLEGEELQDESNIKIEHSEGYSRLLLTKLQRKDSGEVKIKLKNEFGTVEAFSQLVVLDKPTPPMGPLEIVEASSSTIEFKWRPPKDSGGCKIQNYTLERQQVGRNTWKKVGPIGPEAQYKDNDVDHGRRYCYRIRVETEMGISELMETEDIQAGTKAYPGPPSAPKVVSAFKDCINLAWSPPSDTGGTNILGYNLEKRKKGSNLWGQVNPPDQMIKGKGVAVKDVVEGMEYEFRVSAINNSGAGEFSTPSEFVFARDPKKPPGKVIDLKVTDSTYTTLSLSWTKTKDIEGVEDEAKGYFVEIRPAENTDWDRCNSNAITMTSYTVKGMKSMAMYWVRVIATNDGGEGQPQELDNYILAMPPPVRPRFTDAKIKSFMVVRAGNSARFNINFEASPWPEVIWLKDGVPVSKKVTISNAEGTSQLLIPSAERSDTGIYTIIVKNIVGQETFSVEIRVTDEPKPPGPVELDENVPGTVTISWTASPDEKRDDRLHYMVMKRDSNKRTWNSIGDRIFNNKFTACNIMPGREYQFRVYAKNDMGSSNPSESPKWLISQKREKFTVNLPESKACDLQCPPKFIVPLKMHTAPQGYECYMSCAIKGDPTPHVTWLRNNISLNTNTNYYISNTCGVCSLLILRVGPKDTGEYKVVAENSMGRAECSTKLTVRE from the exons ATGTGGAAGAAGTCAAAGGTGACCGATCAAACTGCTGCCGGGCAGGCAG gCATCAAGAAGAAGTCCAAAGTGCCCGGTGTCATGATAACGCAGTTTATGGAGGAACTTCCAGAGGGAATGTCAACTCCAGATTTCACCCGCAAACCCATTGCTCTGACTATTCAAGAGG GTAAACATGCAGTCTTCAAGGCCAAAGTAGTCGGCGATCCCACACCTACTGTAACATGGAGCAGAGCAAAtggagaaatattttttcactcTGAGGTGTGCCTGCAAAAGTATGACAATGCGTCTCAAGAACATACCCTTGAG TTTCCTAAGGTTGCCCCCGAGGATGCTGACACCTACAAGTGTTTTGCAACAAATGAATATGGAAGGGCGGTCTGCACTGTTGTCTTGAATGTTATCGCAG ttggATTCTCTAAGACCAAGGAACTTCAGAAGACACAAGGAGAAG ATGTAACAGACttcagaaaaaaacttaaaaaacg TAATTCTGATGGAACACGTGAGGAGAAGCCAATGGAGCCAGAGGAGAAGGTCTGGGAAATTCTACTTAGTGCAGACAAGAAAGACTACGAGCGGATCTGCGCAGACTACGGTATCACAGACTTCCGAGGCATGTTGAAGAAACTCAAcgaaatgaagagagagagagaggaggagattgCAGAG TTTGTGACACACATCAGTACACTGAAACATATTGAGGTCAATGATGACGACTGTGCAACAATTGAGTTGGACATGGACCTCAAGGATCCGAGCAGCAAAATTTTCCTGTACAAG GATGGCGTCATGGTTCCATTCACCAAAGAAGACGGTGAGGGGCTGAAGCACAGTTTGAAACAAGTCGGCAAGAAATATGTGTTCACAATTAAAAAGCTAGGTTCGGAAGATGCTGGACTGTACTCAGTGGACGTTGAGGGTGTCAATGTATTCTCCACGGATTTTAAAG TACCTGAAGTCGACTTTGCTGTCAAAATACAAGAGGTCAAGGCAGAAGAACGAGAGGATGCCCTCTTTCAGTGTGTCCTGACTGCACCCATGAATGAGATCAAATGGTTTGGCAAAAGCGCCCCACTGACAAATAGTGAGAAACATGAAATCATTGTATCTGAAGATAAGCTTATCCACAAGTTGATTGTGCGGGACTGTTTGCCTTTGGATGCTGGCATCTATGCTGCTGTGGTAGGAATCAAGTCCTGCAATGCGTGGCTTGTAGTTGAAG CTGACAAAGATCCTGCCAACAAAGGCAAGAAGGCAGCTCGCAAAACTACTATGGCCGGGGGTGGTAATGACGAAGAACTGATGAAAATTGCGAAAGAACAACAGGAAAGATATCaaaaagaaatggaagaaaaaatggaaattgcCAAGAAGGCTcaagcagagaaagaagctgCAGAAGCAGCTGCCCGGGCGGAGGCAGAAGCAGCCAGAAAGGCAGAGGCTGAGGCCAAAGCTGAAGCTAAAGCTGCAGCTAAGGCAGCTGCAAAGTCAAAGCGAGCAGCAGCTGGTAAGGATGGAGCAGTGAGGAGAACTAAGAAAAAAGACGCTGGTTCTGCCGGTGGCGCAGGCTCCGCTGCAGATGGTGCTGGTGGGGCTGGAGgtgctggtggtgctggagCTGATGGTGGCAAAGGTGCAGGTGCTGGTCAAGGCATCAGAGCTGGTGCTGGTGCAGATGgtgaaggtggaggagaagatggaCGTGGAGCTGGAGTCAaaggtggagctggaggtggggctggaggtggagctggagctggagttggaggtggtgaaggtTTGGGAGAAGATTTTGAGGGAGAAGAGGACTACGATTCGTTTGAAGATTCTGATGCAGAAtttgagggagagggagagggagcaagaaaaggaggagagggagcaggaaaaggaggagagggagcaggagaaggaggagagggagacgaagagggaggagaaggagatggagaaggaggaaaatgCAGAAAACGTGTGAGAGATGGTCCACTTCTTCCAGATACTGTGATAG GAGATAATAATGATGAGGAAACCACAAATCAACAAGGTGAAAAATctgggaaaaaaggaaaacgtgccaaaaagaaaaatgtggaggTTGAAGAACCTGTTGTTG ACCCAGGAGTTCACTTTCATGCTGGGCTTTCTGACTGCAAAGCCATTATtggagaagcagcagagctGGAGTGTAAACTGAGCAGTGAAGACTGTCAGGGAATCTGGTACAAAGATGGAGATGAG ATTAAATCATCTGAGGGTATAACCATTTCAAAAGAGGGAagttttcacaggctgaaaaTTCACAAAGTCACAGAGGAATTCGCTGGAAAATATAAATTTGAAGCAGATGGACGGAAAACAGAGGCTCTGATTGTTGTTGAAg ATCCACCCAGATTTAATACCGAGGAACTGGATGCATTTAAAACTCCTGTAACAGTGAAAAAAGGACACAAAGCTACCTTCAAATTACCTTATATTGGACGGGATCCTATAAAAGTTCAGTGGTACCTTGAAGGTGAAGAGCTTCAGGATGAATCAAACATCAAGATTGAGCACTCAGAAGGGTACAGCCGTCTGCTTCTAACTAAGCTGCAGCGCAAAGACAGTGGTGAAGTCAAGATAAAACTCAAAAATGAATTTGGCACTGTTGAGGCCTTCAGCCAGCTTGTTGTCCTGG atAAACCTACTCCTCCAATGGGACCTCTGGAGATTGTTGAGGCCTCATCATCCACAATTGAATTCAAGTGGAGACCCCCAAAAGACAGCGGTGGCTGCAAGATACAAAACTACACCCTTGAACGGCAACAAGTTGGCCGCAACACCTGGAAGAAGGTAGGACCAATTGGTCCGGAGGCCCAATACAAGGACAATGATGTAGATCACGGCAGGAGGTACTGCTATCGCATCCGAGTGGAGACTGAAATGGGAATCAGTGAACTAATGGAAACGGAGGACATTCAAGCTGGTACAAAAG CATACCCTGGACCTCCATCAGCACCAAAGGTTGTTAGTGCCTTCAAGGACTGCATTAATCTCGCCTGGTCCCCTCCTTCTGACACTGGAGGAACCAATATTCTGGGATACAACCTCGAGAAACGCAAGAAGGGCAGCAACCTGTGGGGCCAAGTCAACCCACCCGATCAGATGATCAAAG GTAAAGGAGTTGCTGTTAAAGACGTGGTTGAGGGCATGGAGTACGAATTCCGTGTGTCAGCAATCAATAACTCTGGAGCGGGTGAATTCAGTACACCatctgagtttgtgtttgcCAGAGACCCTAAAA AGCCTCCTGGTAAAGTCATTGACTTGAAAGTGACAGATTCCACCTACACAACCCTGTCCCTGTCTTGGACCAAAACCAAGGACATTGAGGGGGTTGAGGATGAAGCCAAAGGATATTTTGTGGAGATCAGGcctgcagaaaacacagactggGATCGCTGCAATTCAAATGCAATAACCATGACTTCCTATACAGTGAAAGGCATGAAGTCAATGGCCATGTACTGGGTCAGAGTCATTGCTACTAATGATGGTGGGGAGGGACAGCCTCAGGAGCTGGATAATTACATCCTTGCCATGCCTCCTCCTG TGAGGCCACGATTCACAGATGCAAAAATCAAGAGTTTCATGGTGGTGAGGGCAGGAAATTCTGCACGATTCAACATTAACTTTGAG GCCTCGCCTTGGCCTGAGGTCATCTGGCTGAAAGATGGAGTGCCAGTGTCTAAAAAAGTGACCATCAGCAATGCAGAGGGCACATCCCAGCTTCTGATTCCCTCAGCTGAGCGGTCAGACACTGGAATCTACACTATCATTGTCAAGAACATTGTTGGCCAAGAGACATTCAGCGTTGAAATCAGAGTTACAG ATGAACCTAAGCCACCAGGTCCTGTGGAGCTTGATGAAAACGTGCCCGGGACAGTGACTATTTCATGGACCGCATCTCCAGATGAGAAACGTGACGACAGGCTGCACTACATGGTGATGAAGCGCGATTCAAACAAAAGAACTTGGAACTCCATTGGAGATCGGATCTTCAACAATAAATTCACAGCCTGCAACATAATGCCAGGTCGAGAATACCAGTTCAGAGTCTATGCAAAGAATGACATGGGCTCCTCTAATCCCTCTGAATCACCAAAGTGGCTTATTTCTCAGAAAAGAG aaaaGTTCACTGTGAACCTGCCAGAGTCAAAGGCCTGTGATCTGCAGTGTCCTCCAAAGTTCATTGTCCCACTGAAAATGCACACTGCTCCTCAAGGTTATGAATGCTACATGAGCTGTGCTATAAAAGGAGATCCAACACCACATGTGACATGGCTCCGCAACAATATCAGTCTGAATACCAACACTAATTACTACATCTCCAACACCTGTGGAGTGTGTTCCCTGCTCATATTGAGGGTTGGACCTAAGGACACCGGGGAGTATAAGGTTGTTGCAGAAAATTCTATGGGGAGGGCAGAGTGCTCCACTAAACTGACAGTCAgag aataa